tgtgaggacggtctgatctaggcagatttacacatgtgacatattcatttatttcttcatgatggacttaactgaactctgggggatgctcAGAGACATGGAAATGTTTTGATACCCAACCACTGACTTAGacttcaataaccttttctctgagtgttcttttgtcttcatggtgtaatggtagccatgaatactgatgaaccagtgactggacctcccagacacaggtatctttattctacaatcactacctgtgagactactagcactagccactttaaagggggtgagtatttatgctgtcactggTTTTACagtacagatttttatttaattgacagtttttgtcaaattatattgaccatgattgatttataaaatcaataaaagggtaaaaccgCCACAGTGCTGCTTGAGCTACATGGAGGTTATCTAAACGTGGTCAAAGTTGCTTCTTACCTCAATATGAACTTTtcttaccaaagcaacaaaaacacaatttactGTTGCTTCAGTAAAACTGAGTCTGTTTGATTAACATTTGGAACCAAATGAGGgaaaatacaaccccaattccataaaagtagggacagggccatgtctaccactgtgtagcatcccctcttgtTTTAACAACAATGTAAACGTCCTGGGAAGTCAGGAGACTAGCTGATGGAgctttgggagaggaatgttgtcccattcttgtcagATGTAGGAtcctagctgctcaacagtcctggatcttctttgctggatgtttccttttctgatgctccaaatgttttccattggtgaaaggtctggactgcagacagaccagttcaggacctggactctcctcctgtgaagccatgctgttgtgatggatgtggtatgtggtttagcatggtcttgctgaaatagtcaaggccttccctgacagagacgttgtctggatgggagtatatgtgtctctaaaagctctctctactttccagcattgatagttcctttccagatgttagagctgcccacgccataggcactaatgcaaccccataccatcagagatgcaggctttagagctgagccaggagaacaagctggatgctccctctcctctttagtccacaggacacagcgtctgtggtttcctctgaccacagaacagttttccatgttttctcagtccatgttaaaggagctttggtccagagaaggtggctgtgtttctggatcctgtccacatatggcttcttctctccatgatccagctttaactgtcatttgtggatggcacggccaactgtgttgacagacaatgagacaactttttgccacttttgcccatttatgctgccttttgcatttaaatgccaatttttgcccaattcagtcacttttcactaatttttacaatgtttttgccacttttaactcattatttggtcactttccatccatttttggcatttttatcctgctttttgcagttttttgccccttttgttgccatttttgccacttttcacccatttaagctgtcttttgcaattaaatgccactgatttaccattttgccactctttgatgctttttgcccagttttcccaccttatttttttctaattttgtgcccatttaagtcacttttcactcatttttctccatgttttttgtcacttttatcctcctttttgcattttttgccctttcacTCATGTTTTGCAATgactttgtcacttttaactcattatttggtcacctcccatccatttttgccactttttgaccatttttgccaccttaaacttattttaactgccacttctggaatgttcctgagcccatgcagtgatatcagtccagaatcatgcctgtttttaatgcagtggcccctgagggccccaagatcaccagcatctccagattctctgaatcttttgatgatattgtagatggtgggaaattcatcttCACTattaaggaacatttttctgaaatcgTTTCACAAATTTTAGACAGTCTTTTACAAGAGTGCTTCTCTAAAATGCTAAAAACTAGCTTGTGAACACTTATATGCTCCAAAAAGGGCAAATGTTAGCTGGAAGGACAGCGCTAACcctactgatcaaacacaccTGTTtgacaacagtcacagagtcactctgacggcCAATCAACAGTCAGATATGCTCATATTTGATTTTATCCTATTACAACCATGCTTGGCTTTTAAGTCTTTACTGTAAATGTACAGCTGGgttcatattttaaatgctgttagcatcaagctaacaaactacGGCATACATCCTGGTCCATCTCTTAGACTTTctaattttctttaatttctttggGTCTTTTGAGGattaatttacttttaattgCACATCCTTAATATAAAGCAATCAAACAAACATTAGAAGGTGAATTTTTGGTTTATATTTTGAGATCAATTTGAAAACATCACCAGGGGACAGAAACCTCCATTTTCCTCTCTGACCGCCGTTCTCTCCTTGTCGTCTCTGCAGGCCGTGTCTCTCGGCATCACCTCCTTCACCCTGTGCGCTCTGGGGATCGACCGTTTCCACGCCGCCACCTCCTCGACCCAGCCGAAGGCACGGCGGGTGGAGCGCTGCCGCTCGGTCCTGCTGAAGCTTCTCCTGGTTTGGCTCGCCGCTCTGCTGCTGTCCAGCCCCGAGATCTTCCTGTGGCAGCTGAGCCAGGCCGTGTCCCCATCCACGGGACGCCTGGTGGACTCCTGCACCATCACCCCGTCCTCCCCGCTCACCCTCTACCTGCCTGACTCCCTCCACTCCCTGCTGCTCCGATACCACCAGGTGAGGACATGAAAGACGCCGAACAGGAAGGTTTGAAAGAACTCACAAGAGGAGGATTACATTTTAGATGTTCGGTTTCCAGTCCATCATATTTTAGGTAACTGCTCTGCTGTTTTCAAACTAAGATACAACTAAACCTGATCAAACTGGGTTTATTCAACTCAATTAAATGGTTGCAGTTTGGCTAGATTGAGGTGAAGAGCTGCTCAAAAGAGACTACAGCCTTTTTTACCTGGGAGTACCAGTGGACCTCAGGTTTTTTGTACTAATTGTGAAGGATGTCTGCAGTTTTTATCATGTGCAATTCGACAACTCTGCAAATTACAGAGCGATTTACCCACAATAATTTAGCTCATATCAATTAAGTGAGAATATGTACCATAAAATacgtgactgcataaatatttacccgcTTTAAAGTGACGTAATTCAAGAGTCTCATTATTGTAGTATAAAGGCACCTGTGTCAggaaggtccagtctctggttcatcagtattcatggctactattacaccatgaagacagatgaaaactcagattcaatctggactagagtgcaccaaaagccatgtgggagactccatggtcaagaagaaagttctttggtctgatgagatcagaatggagctttttgaccatcagacaagacgccaaacactgacatcacacaacacaccatccccactgtggagcacagcagtggcagcatcatgttgtggggatgcttctcagcagacagccctggaaggcttgtaaaggtagagggtaaaatgaatgcagcaaaataaaggaagatcttggaggacaatcttattcagtctgacagagaacttcGGCTTAGAGAAGGTTAATGTTCCAGTacgacaatgagctgaagcatccagagaaagctacacagaaatggtttaaagacaacaaggagaaagTTCTGGAGTGGGGCGTGCATCGCTGCCAGTGGGAAGATCTTTTAAATCAATATGGCACAAGTCATCTCTACTGCAAAGGCAGCTGCTGTCACCCACTGGAAAGGAAGTCCCCTTCCTTCATTGCAAGGGTCTTCTTCTCTGTTAGGATAAAAGTGATACAGAGCTTACTGGCTGTCTCatattttaccaccttttctgtGTCGTTTGGTCGCAATTGTGCGGTTTAAGAGAACCATGGTGTACTTGCAGTGTAAGTAAATACAGTTTGCAAAGCGGGGGCCAACggagatcagcaaaatcatggtccattgtgaagttaagctgtgaaaatcacattttatatttgacctaaatgaaaaccactcttatcaaagaaacaaatatctttttctattcatttgtgtggtaaaTAACcctcttaaaatgaaaataataataataatggcggaaaaaggtgggaaaggtgttgaaattagatttttaaagaacataaatgggttaaaagtggctaaagttagatgaaagtggcataaaataaccaaaaatggactaaattggcaaaaaaatgggttgactgggaggaaaaattgatataaaccgGCAAAAATAGGACAACTGTGGTTAACGTGGGCAAAAGGggtgcaaaaagtggtaaatagggcaacaataggcagaaagtggtttagaaatgacaaaaacaggcagaacaaagtggtggaaaggatttaaaattGACCCAGATAGGTtgtaagttgcaaaaatgtgctaaaattggcaaaattggtgttaaaaagtgatgaaaatgtgcaaaaaatttggtcaaattggtgtaaagtggcaagagtGTAACTTAAaagatattcttagttttttttaaggcatctggtgactccctcttagtgtctcgtgaccccaaatggggtcccgaccccaaggttgagaaccactgcactagaagGATTCCTCCACAGGGTGGGAACAGGCGGTACTAAAGAGCTACACAGCTGATTTTTAACCAACTAAGTGAAGACTTTAACCATGTAAatctctgtgtctgtctttcAGGGCCGTATGTGGTGGTGCTTCGGCTGCTACTTCTGCCTCCCTGTCCTCTTCACCATCCTCTGCCAAATGGCCACCCGTAACGTCAACAGCGACTCCAGCTCAGCCCAAAAGCAGCGCAACCAAGACGACCGTTCCTCCAATCAGAAGCGACAGCAGCACCAGGCCGTAGAGCGGCAGCTGAACTGCACGCTGCTGGCGCTAGCCGTGGTGTACGGCGTCTGCGCTCTGCCCGAACACGTCTGTAACATCACACTGGCCTATACGCACATCACTGTCTCCGAGGACACGGCCGCCATGCTGGCGCTactgcatcacttcctgttgttctTCAAGTCATCGGTGACGCCggtgctgctgctgtgtctcTGTAAGGTatgtctgagaaaaaaagtagGCAGGATCCCCAAGTTATGCTTTCATGATCCAATGACCTGGGACAACTCTGGGGTACCAGCTAGCTCTGTAGACTGTGTATTAAGGTGGACAACACAACAGCTGCCTAGGAGCGAAGCCAAAATACAGCACATTCAGAGACTATTCAGACGCCTGtcacttttttgaaaatgttctgttgcagcctgatgctacagtcatcaGAAGacaagcaggaagaggagagggacaagagaaacaacaaaactacAAATGAGAGACAAATTTATGGCGTGAACTTGTCCCTCATTTGGTAGGAATTGATATAATTAGTATTAGCATAAGCAGCTAAGATGGTGAAGAAATGAAGAGAACTATTAttagtaaatataaatatataatataaactCGAATGGCAAATCTCTACTGTCTGCTCTCTAGCAGACCTAAAGAAATACATGACTTCCTGTTGaagcaacatttcaaaataagagcaccCAGGAAAGGAAATGGCATTTCAGCAAGCTCTCTAAAGGCCATATGACCTGGTTCAGGTCAGTGAGCCATCTTTTCATGCAAAAGCACATTTTGGATCCTTTTTGTGGACATTAAAAGACCGTGTGTAAACtcagtatgtcatatttaaaagtTTCTATAAATGCTTTtgaatttatgcccattttttttattttcatacacCCATTCCCCTTTTTCTCCAACATCTGACACCTGTATAGGATTGTATTGTATCTGTTGGAACAGagcttggatggatggaaacaGTGCATATAAAGGGTGAATagctccatgaaaacactcctCTGTTCCGCTCTTGAGCTCAAAGCGGCCAGAGAACTCTAAAGACAGTAAACGTTCTGTATCGACGTGATAAACAAAGGCGTAAcggtgtgtgtttttgtgttctaGGCTCTCGGTCAGGCCTTCATGgactgttgctgctgctgctgtcaagAATGTCAGCCAACCGCGGCTCAAGGCTCGCCAAGCTCCGCCCAGGTCAAACTGAAGACAGCCAATGAGACGTCCATCTTCTTCGACAAGGCTAAAGAGACGTCGGCCATCTTGTCCATCTCCAGCTAGAGCCATAGATCCCCCTTTCACCATCAGCCCTCCAAGCCCAACAATCCACctcttcctttctctctgttcCTTTCTCCCTCTGTTGCTCCTTAAATCCAGGTTCTTTTCTTCTGACATGTTTTGTGAACCAGTCTTTGTTTCTTCTCCATCTGTTTCCTTCTTCCAGAACACTTCTGCATCAgtgatcttttttttccccacctcTTTGTGACAATGCATTAACAGGGATTTTTAGCGATGAGAGCATTCAGATACCAGGTGGTAAAGCTTCATGCTTTGTGTGGATGCAACAAAACCAACCTTCTGCCCTTAGCCTTTCATAATGACtgtaaaacatcccatccttgtctttgaagatgatgtcatcttttatgTCTGTAAAACATCCCAccctttcctttgaagatgatgtcatcctttatgtctataaaacattccatccatgtctttgaagatgatgtcatctttttttgtctATAAAATATcccacccttgcctttgaagatgatatcatcttttatgtctataaaacattccatccttgctttttgcATGCAGGCCTGTCTAAGCCCCCAGTTGTCATTTCAGTCAAACCAGTCAAGATTTATTAGCCAAGTAGTACATCAGcatgccttttaaaagcatttttatgacaatatgagggagaaaagctgttaaagaggcgtgatgtctattaaacattccatccttgcattttGCATGTGCATCACTGGCCTCTCAGCTCATGGCTAATTGGCACCAGTTATTAAAATGCATACCAACCACCTTTCCCTTAAGTTTATTGTCcttttatggcaatttttggaaaagttgccaactatttgagaaaaatggttggaaaagtCTCCaacttcaccaacattccatcctctgatgATGTTGTCCTCAAAGACTTAAATGGTCTTTAGGAAGATTATGTCATCCTCTGAAGTcagtaaaacattccatccttgtcttttaCATGTGGGCAAGTCTGGGCCCCCAGTTGTCATTTCAAGCTAGCTAGTAAACAAGATGTACTATTTCTGACAACTTGAGGGAGAatagctgttaaagaggcaccattagcatcttagctaatgGCTA
This window of the Cheilinus undulatus linkage group 11, ASM1832078v1, whole genome shotgun sequence genome carries:
- the gpr37l1b gene encoding G-protein coupled receptor 37-like 1 — its product is MAPFVGLWVCLCLPMLFTDGKSIDGQRNNLDKPSNTKLEPVWIAKHLRTGGNAPNQSLPLPEMLDLDVDQQRRRQVRGADEDEQQSTFSQSFENDSVTAPQDTEFDNGTKVGEGDDNDDDNDNHGNSSRPNKEGPGLFNPFYPLVESSYAAYAVLFLAGLVLAVGVVGNMAVMCVVWNNYYMRSAWNYLLASMAFWDFLVLVLCLPVVVLNQLSHRRILGDITCRMVPYMEAVSLGITSFTLCALGIDRFHAATSSTQPKARRVERCRSVLLKLLLVWLAALLLSSPEIFLWQLSQAVSPSTGRLVDSCTITPSSPLTLYLPDSLHSLLLRYHQGRMWWCFGCYFCLPVLFTILCQMATRNVNSDSSSAQKQRNQDDRSSNQKRQQHQAVERQLNCTLLALAVVYGVCALPEHVCNITLAYTHITVSEDTAAMLALLHHFLLFFKSSVTPVLLLCLCKALGQAFMDCCCCCCQECQPTAAQGSPSSAQVKLKTANETSIFFDKAKETSAILSISS